Proteins encoded within one genomic window of Nitrospira sp.:
- a CDS encoding APC family permease — MILKRWLVGDPLKTAQARHERLSKTIALAIFSSNAISSVAYATEEILLVLILAGAAAVTWSIPVSLAILFLVLVLTISYRQIIYEYPEGGGAYVVARANLGDRPALVAAAALMIDYVLTVAVSVAAGIAALTSAVPSLFIHREALGLVAILFMIVMNLRGVRESGKFFAIPTYFAIGALGILVVVGTARSLSSAGAPSIPPSPVEAETLTLFLVLRAFAAGCSAVTGMEVISNGVKAFRPPESKNAATTMIWMSTILASLFMGISWMAFHYGILAKVDETVISQLARVTFGTGAIYYAIQIGTMALLVLAANSAFAGFPHLASILARDGFMPHQMATFGDRLVFSNGIIILGFLACLLLVVFEGDTHALIPLYAIGVFLSFTLSQAGMVKQWLVKKGTHWQTKLIVNGVGAVTTGIATVIIASTKFMQGAWIVFLLITILLLMFQGIRSHYKAVTEQIALDRRGERPPLPRRNIVIIPVSGLNRAVIRGLDYARSRPGEIRAVFVDVDPVESAKVKMQWAQWGGGVNLIAISSPYRSVLGSLLDYVEEVLEKDQDAWITVVIPEILPARWWQNILHNQRALMLKAALLFKDRVILIDVPYHLTR; from the coding sequence ATGATTCTCAAGCGCTGGCTCGTCGGCGACCCTCTCAAGACCGCCCAGGCAAGGCACGAACGGCTTTCTAAAACGATCGCCCTTGCCATCTTCTCATCGAACGCGATTTCTTCCGTCGCCTATGCCACGGAAGAAATCTTGCTGGTGCTCATCCTCGCCGGAGCTGCAGCGGTCACCTGGTCGATCCCCGTCAGTCTCGCAATTCTGTTCCTCGTGTTGGTCCTGACCATCTCCTATCGCCAGATTATCTACGAGTATCCGGAAGGAGGCGGTGCCTATGTCGTCGCACGAGCCAACCTCGGTGATCGGCCGGCTCTGGTGGCAGCGGCGGCGCTGATGATCGACTACGTCTTAACGGTGGCCGTCAGCGTTGCGGCCGGTATTGCCGCTCTTACTTCGGCGGTCCCAAGTCTGTTTATCCACCGAGAAGCCCTGGGACTGGTCGCCATTCTCTTCATGATCGTCATGAATCTCCGTGGAGTTCGGGAATCCGGCAAGTTTTTCGCCATTCCAACCTATTTCGCTATCGGAGCATTGGGCATTCTTGTCGTCGTGGGAACAGCTCGATCGTTATCCAGCGCTGGAGCACCCTCTATCCCGCCCAGCCCTGTCGAGGCCGAAACACTGACCCTGTTCTTAGTGCTCCGCGCCTTTGCGGCGGGCTGCTCGGCCGTCACCGGCATGGAGGTCATTTCAAACGGGGTCAAAGCCTTTCGCCCACCAGAATCAAAAAATGCCGCGACGACCATGATCTGGATGTCGACCATCCTGGCTTCGCTGTTCATGGGCATCAGCTGGATGGCCTTTCACTATGGCATCCTGGCCAAGGTGGATGAAACGGTGATCTCCCAACTCGCTCGTGTGACGTTCGGCACCGGTGCCATTTACTACGCCATACAGATCGGCACCATGGCCTTGTTGGTGTTAGCGGCCAACAGCGCTTTCGCCGGATTTCCACACCTGGCGTCGATCCTGGCCCGCGATGGATTCATGCCCCATCAGATGGCCACGTTCGGCGATCGCCTAGTTTTCTCAAACGGCATCATCATCCTGGGGTTCCTCGCCTGCCTCTTGCTCGTCGTGTTCGAAGGCGATACGCACGCACTGATTCCGTTGTATGCCATCGGCGTGTTCCTGTCATTTACGCTCTCTCAAGCCGGCATGGTAAAACAATGGCTCGTCAAGAAAGGGACCCATTGGCAGACAAAACTGATTGTCAATGGAGTCGGCGCCGTGACGACCGGTATCGCAACGGTTATCATCGCTAGCACCAAGTTCATGCAGGGCGCCTGGATTGTTTTCCTGCTCATCACGATCCTCCTCCTCATGTTTCAAGGGATTCGCTCCCACTATAAGGCCGTCACCGAACAGATCGCACTGGACCGTCGAGGTGAACGCCCCCCCTTGCCTCGGCGCAATATCGTGATCATTCCGGTCAGCGGCTTGAATCGCGCCGTCATCCGTGGGTTGGACTATGCGAGAAGCCGGCCCGGTGAAATTCGCGCCGTGTTCGTTGACGTCGATCCAGTAGAAAGTGCCAAAGTCAAAATGCAGTGGGCTCAATGGGGAGGTGGCGTCAATTTGATTGCCATTTCCTCGCCCTACCGCTCAGTCCTGGGATCGTTATTGGACTACGTTGAAGAAGTGCTCGAGAAGGACCAGGATGCCTGGATCACCGTCGTGATCCCTGAAATTCTTCCGGCGAGGTGGTGGCAGAACATCTTGCACAATCAGCGGGCTCTGATGCTGAAAGCGGCACTGCTCTTCAAAGATCGAGTGATTCTCATCGACGTTCCCTATCACCTGACGCGATAA
- a CDS encoding fibronectin-binding domain-containing protein, producing the protein MCPDCSHATTSRRGETTGRRWDGLLMLTVSDVTEVLTEISPLLRGGWIQKIQQPTDHTVVLDVRIPGQTHRLLLSCQPDTARVHLTTHSPVNPPTPPPFCQFLRAHVQGARIDDIHQIGNDRIVELQITGKEGAHSIVCELTGNKANILVLDAERRVLRELSRQHTRAGQAYASPPQRNAARDTVPSRFARTSGGMLPVSEAIDAHYRKQETSRAADRIQEDRLRVLKKTLKKEQRLIAAWRNDLSRATAYHDYARYGELIKANLSTITKGADRMEMTDYFDDKLPTITIPLDPIKSAQGNMDDYFRKHRKYLAAERELKPRIERAEHGLEKLRQELTHIEQGSWTPPAVPPARLNMAVHKELRTTDQRRGPFRRFTSTDGMPIFVGRNARENDELTFGLAKSDDLWLHARGTPGSHVVVRLGKGTDPPPETLRDAATLALLYSDLKKSGKGEVIYTRRKWVKKAKGQAPGAVIVTQEKSLHISLDKTRLELLKSRKSQE; encoded by the coding sequence ATGTGCCCAGATTGTTCTCACGCGACCACATCGAGGCGCGGTGAGACGACAGGCCGACGATGGGATGGACTCCTCATGTTGACGGTATCGGATGTGACAGAGGTACTGACGGAGATTTCCCCTCTCCTTCGTGGTGGCTGGATTCAGAAGATTCAGCAGCCCACAGACCATACCGTGGTGCTGGACGTGCGCATACCGGGACAGACCCATCGACTGTTGCTTTCCTGCCAACCAGACACCGCTCGCGTGCACCTCACTACCCACTCGCCAGTCAATCCTCCAACACCTCCACCGTTCTGCCAGTTTCTCAGAGCCCATGTCCAAGGAGCGAGGATCGACGATATTCATCAGATTGGGAATGACCGTATCGTTGAATTGCAGATTACTGGGAAAGAAGGCGCGCACAGTATCGTATGCGAATTGACCGGCAACAAGGCAAACATCCTGGTCCTTGATGCCGAACGCCGCGTACTGAGAGAGCTCTCTCGTCAACACACGCGCGCCGGACAGGCCTATGCCTCACCACCTCAACGCAACGCCGCCCGCGATACGGTGCCCAGCCGTTTCGCACGTACGAGCGGAGGCATGCTCCCTGTTTCAGAAGCAATCGATGCGCATTACCGCAAACAGGAAACCTCACGAGCCGCCGACCGGATACAAGAAGACCGTCTGCGCGTCCTCAAGAAAACCCTCAAGAAAGAGCAGCGACTCATTGCGGCCTGGCGGAACGACCTCTCACGAGCTACCGCCTATCACGACTATGCCCGGTATGGAGAATTGATCAAGGCCAATCTCAGTACGATCACGAAGGGAGCCGATCGTATGGAGATGACAGATTACTTCGATGACAAGCTCCCCACCATCACGATTCCGCTCGACCCGATAAAATCAGCCCAGGGCAATATGGACGACTACTTTCGAAAACACCGCAAATATCTTGCCGCTGAGCGTGAACTCAAGCCGCGTATCGAGCGCGCCGAACATGGTCTCGAAAAGCTGCGCCAGGAGCTCACGCATATCGAGCAAGGAAGCTGGACCCCACCCGCCGTACCTCCTGCACGTCTGAACATGGCCGTCCACAAGGAACTTCGCACCACTGATCAGCGCCGTGGCCCGTTCCGTCGGTTTACCTCGACTGACGGGATGCCGATCTTTGTCGGACGCAACGCTCGAGAGAATGACGAGCTGACGTTTGGGCTGGCCAAGAGCGACGATCTCTGGTTACATGCTCGAGGGACGCCTGGATCGCACGTCGTTGTTCGATTAGGAAAGGGGACAGATCCTCCGCCGGAAACACTTCGCGACGCAGCAACCCTGGCCCTGCTCTACAGCGATCTGAAGAAAAGCGGCAAAGGCGAAGTCATCTACACGCGGCGCAAGTGGGTCAAGAAAGCGAAGGGACAGGCGCCAGGTGCGGTGATCGTGACTCAAGAGAAATCGCTGCACATCAGTCTCGACAAGACCAGACTTGAATTACTCAAAAGTCGAAAGAGCCAGGAGTAA
- a CDS encoding FtsX-like permease family protein, which translates to MNYVALKMLFGDRAKYLMLLCGLTFAVMLIVQQGSIFWGLMMWSQANITNLNVPIWVTDPGIAQVDEVKPIASTAVDRVRSIDGVEWAVPLYKGLLRARLANGDYHQITLTGLESATLIGRPAEVLEGRFEDILQPDAVVLDQWAVERMGGPTVVTVGTIFELNDKLARVVAIAKIQKSFTNIPVVYTTYERAVRYVPRERRTLSYVLAKAKDGVPVADVIQRIRTQTGLGAFTEEDFGWKTILWVLKNTGIGINFGTTILLGFIVGMAIAGQTFYLFTVENLRQFGALKAMGASTFTLARMILLQAFTVGLTGYGVGIGLATVFGYLTASGGGLPFAETWQLLLLVLVALLVICTFSALISIIKLARLEPAIVFR; encoded by the coding sequence GTGAATTATGTCGCGCTCAAGATGCTCTTTGGTGATCGCGCTAAATACCTCATGCTGCTCTGCGGCTTAACCTTCGCCGTGATGCTGATCGTTCAACAGGGTTCTATTTTCTGGGGCCTTATGATGTGGTCTCAAGCCAACATCACCAATCTCAATGTACCGATCTGGGTCACGGATCCTGGTATTGCGCAAGTAGATGAAGTAAAGCCCATCGCCAGCACAGCGGTCGATCGCGTCAGAAGCATTGACGGTGTGGAATGGGCCGTACCACTGTACAAGGGGCTCCTCCGAGCCCGCCTGGCCAATGGGGACTATCATCAGATCACCTTAACCGGACTCGAATCAGCCACATTGATCGGACGTCCCGCCGAAGTTCTAGAAGGCCGGTTCGAAGACATTCTACAACCAGATGCCGTAGTCCTGGATCAGTGGGCTGTAGAACGAATGGGCGGTCCGACAGTTGTCACGGTGGGTACCATCTTTGAGTTGAACGACAAACTTGCCCGCGTCGTGGCGATTGCAAAAATCCAGAAGAGCTTCACGAATATCCCCGTCGTATATACCACCTATGAACGCGCGGTCCGCTATGTTCCGCGCGAGCGCCGTACGCTTTCTTACGTGCTGGCAAAAGCCAAGGATGGTGTTCCAGTTGCAGACGTGATCCAACGCATCCGTACCCAGACCGGTCTGGGCGCATTCACCGAGGAAGACTTCGGATGGAAAACAATCCTATGGGTGCTCAAAAACACCGGCATCGGTATCAATTTTGGCACGACGATTCTGCTGGGATTCATCGTCGGGATGGCGATTGCAGGACAAACATTCTATCTGTTCACAGTCGAAAATCTCCGCCAGTTCGGCGCCCTCAAAGCCATGGGCGCTTCGACATTTACGCTGGCCAGGATGATTCTCTTGCAAGCCTTTACCGTGGGACTCACCGGCTACGGAGTCGGGATAGGACTCGCCACCGTGTTCGGATATCTGACGGCTAGTGGTGGCGGACTGCCGTTCGCCGAGACCTGGCAGTTGCTGCTCCTGGTTCTCGTCGCCCTCCTCGTTATCTGCACATTTTCAGCTTTAATCAGCATCATTAAACTCGCTCGGCTAGAACCGGCGATTGTCTTTCGGTGA
- a CDS encoding efflux transporter outer membrane subunit: MSLTTTTLGTIVATLALGACVQGNDYQRPQTETPDSWSRLAPIAATVASDRGPEATWWKTFQNDELSELIERALQQNHDVKRAVARIVEGRASVMSATAGLFPHLNLSSSYTNIAVSENTLAGLGLATGQRPGSSIFATPGTTFDLWNGAMDLRWEIDFWGRIRRGREAAQAETKAIEEDARAVALSLISEVGQSYFRIRELDEQFDIAIRTLAVRQESLEIIQKRAGVGLASELDVRRTEILVAEAAGLIPDLTRLRAIESHRLEVLTGMAPGSLDLARTPLRAIIAQPDIPVGLPSQLLERRPDILQAEATLIASNARIGQARAYFFPTLMITGQGGLQSTDFAKWFTGNSFNYSIGPSVILPIFQGGTNLARLDQAESQYRQLLESYRQTILQAFREVADLLVSVHARGEQLTHQRAQLTAAQEAVRLAQIRYRKGMVNYLDVLDAQRAVLTAENQLVFTERARLTEMVSLFKALGGGWEPASPTPPS, translated from the coding sequence GTGAGCCTCACGACGACCACTCTTGGAACCATCGTTGCGACGTTAGCCCTGGGTGCTTGCGTACAAGGGAACGACTACCAGCGCCCTCAGACAGAGACACCGGACAGCTGGTCCCGACTCGCTCCCATCGCCGCCACAGTGGCATCCGATCGTGGACCAGAGGCTACCTGGTGGAAGACGTTTCAGAATGACGAACTCTCGGAACTAATCGAACGGGCTCTGCAGCAGAACCACGACGTGAAACGCGCAGTCGCTCGAATCGTAGAGGGCCGGGCCTCTGTGATGTCCGCCACGGCTGGCCTCTTCCCCCATTTGAACCTCTCCAGTTCTTACACCAACATCGCGGTATCTGAGAACACCTTAGCAGGGCTGGGATTGGCGACGGGCCAGCGTCCAGGTTCATCGATTTTCGCAACGCCAGGAACGACCTTCGACCTCTGGAACGGCGCGATGGACCTTCGTTGGGAAATTGACTTCTGGGGCCGTATCCGACGCGGTCGCGAGGCCGCGCAGGCAGAGACCAAAGCGATCGAAGAAGACGCCCGCGCCGTTGCGCTCTCGCTCATTAGCGAAGTGGGGCAGTCTTACTTTCGCATCAGAGAACTGGATGAGCAGTTTGATATTGCCATACGCACCCTTGCTGTCCGGCAAGAATCTCTCGAGATCATCCAAAAACGTGCGGGAGTTGGATTAGCGTCAGAGCTCGACGTCAGACGGACCGAAATACTCGTAGCTGAAGCAGCCGGTCTTATCCCGGACCTGACACGATTACGGGCCATCGAATCGCACAGACTTGAAGTCTTGACCGGAATGGCGCCCGGGTCGCTCGACCTCGCGCGCACACCTCTTCGTGCCATCATCGCTCAACCAGACATTCCAGTGGGACTTCCCTCTCAGCTGCTTGAGCGGCGCCCGGACATTCTCCAAGCAGAAGCGACACTCATCGCGTCCAATGCCCGCATCGGTCAAGCCCGCGCCTACTTCTTCCCGACTCTCATGATTACCGGGCAAGGCGGACTTCAAAGCACGGACTTCGCCAAGTGGTTTACCGGCAACAGCTTCAACTACAGTATCGGCCCATCGGTCATCTTGCCCATCTTCCAGGGAGGAACCAACCTAGCACGTCTTGATCAGGCCGAGTCCCAGTACCGGCAGTTGCTGGAGAGCTACCGGCAGACCATCCTACAGGCCTTCAGAGAAGTTGCTGATCTGCTGGTTTCTGTACACGCACGAGGCGAGCAACTCACCCATCAACGAGCACAACTGACCGCAGCGCAGGAGGCTGTGCGATTGGCTCAGATCCGCTATCGCAAAGGAATGGTCAATTACTTGGATGTGCTGGATGCGCAACGGGCAGTCTTAACCGCTGAAAACCAGCTGGTCTTCACCGAAAGAGCCCGCCTCACCGAGATGGTCAGCCTGTTCAAGGCGCTGGGCGGAGGATGGGAGCCAGCTTCTCCAACACCTCCGTCTTGA
- the hflB gene encoding ATP-dependent zinc metalloprotease FtsH — protein sequence MSVTEQQTRNFTPTSRLHSGPGAQKNTEQAKVPPGKTWLWFVLILLANFLVSRFLIPSPDAPGTVSYTFFKQEVGKHNVAAIYSQGDTITGRFTAALTYPPVGEKGTASSGEVKTTDERGAVSGSAPKPISVFTTTLPSFVDPSLEQFLITNGVEISAKPIEEGGNPWATIFFSFGPGLLFIGFYIWLFRRAAQQGGGMMGGGLMGMGKSRARRYDQEQTAKVTFEDVAGIDEAENELIEIVDFLKDTKKYTRLGGTAPKGVLLVGAPGTGKTLLAKAVAGEAGVPFFSMSAAEFVEMIVGVGAARVRDLFKEARENAPAIVFIDELDAIGRARGQVAIGGSSEQEQTLNQILTEMDGFSSRQGIIVLAATNQPDVLDKALLRPGRFDRRVVVNLPDRTGREAILKVHTRHVPLANDAILGNLAAMTPGLSGADLKNLVNEAALLGARRDQQEVRHKDFLDALEKIVLGPERPILMSRSDRERIAYHEGGHAILGLVVPGADPVNRVTIVPRGQALGVTYQRPDSDRYNYPEAYLRAKIVGMLGGRAAEEIVYGTRTTGAENDIEQASGLARRMVTRWGMSDRLGLVQLAPRENPYLSGLNGYGDARPFSEETAQVIDAEVLKIIGESYDEARRLLSAHRKQLDVLAEALLARETLNEQEILDVTGLPHAPALETGMLPHPGAGSRSADSSREESAARLS from the coding sequence ATGAGCGTGACGGAACAGCAGACGCGAAATTTCACACCAACCAGCCGCCTCCACAGTGGGCCTGGTGCCCAAAAGAATACTGAGCAGGCAAAGGTGCCGCCAGGCAAGACGTGGCTCTGGTTCGTCCTCATCCTGCTCGCCAACTTCTTGGTCAGCCGGTTTCTGATCCCGAGCCCGGACGCGCCGGGGACCGTGTCCTATACCTTCTTTAAGCAGGAAGTGGGGAAGCACAACGTTGCGGCGATCTACAGTCAGGGGGACACCATCACGGGCCGCTTCACGGCAGCGCTCACCTATCCGCCGGTGGGCGAAAAGGGTACGGCGTCGAGTGGCGAGGTCAAAACCACAGACGAGCGTGGTGCGGTCTCCGGCAGCGCGCCGAAACCCATCAGTGTCTTCACGACTACCTTGCCCTCTTTCGTAGACCCAAGCTTGGAACAATTTTTAATCACGAACGGGGTCGAGATCAGTGCGAAACCTATTGAAGAAGGTGGGAACCCATGGGCGACGATCTTTTTTAGCTTCGGCCCAGGCCTACTCTTCATCGGCTTTTATATCTGGCTCTTCCGTCGGGCTGCGCAGCAAGGCGGCGGCATGATGGGCGGAGGACTGATGGGCATGGGCAAGAGCAGAGCCCGCCGCTATGACCAGGAGCAAACTGCGAAGGTCACCTTCGAGGATGTTGCCGGCATCGACGAAGCTGAAAACGAGCTGATCGAGATCGTGGACTTTCTCAAAGATACCAAGAAGTACACCCGTCTCGGAGGGACGGCTCCAAAAGGCGTGCTGCTGGTGGGCGCGCCGGGGACCGGGAAAACGCTGCTCGCAAAAGCTGTGGCAGGAGAGGCGGGGGTGCCCTTCTTCTCGATGAGCGCCGCGGAGTTTGTGGAAATGATCGTAGGCGTAGGCGCAGCGCGGGTACGAGATCTCTTCAAAGAGGCGCGCGAGAATGCCCCTGCGATTGTGTTCATCGACGAGCTCGATGCCATCGGGCGCGCACGCGGGCAGGTGGCAATTGGCGGATCCAGTGAGCAGGAACAAACCTTGAATCAGATCTTGACCGAAATGGACGGGTTCTCGAGTCGGCAAGGCATCATCGTCTTGGCGGCAACCAACCAGCCGGACGTCTTAGACAAAGCGCTCCTGCGACCCGGGCGCTTCGACAGGCGCGTCGTGGTGAATCTCCCAGACCGGACAGGACGAGAGGCGATCCTGAAAGTCCATACCCGCCATGTCCCGCTCGCGAACGACGCCATACTGGGAAACCTGGCAGCAATGACGCCGGGGCTCTCAGGGGCCGACCTGAAGAATCTCGTCAATGAGGCCGCATTACTGGGAGCTCGCCGCGACCAACAAGAGGTCCGCCACAAGGACTTCCTCGACGCGCTCGAGAAGATCGTGCTCGGCCCAGAACGCCCGATACTCATGAGCCGGTCGGACCGAGAACGGATCGCCTACCATGAGGGTGGACATGCCATCCTCGGTCTCGTGGTCCCTGGCGCCGATCCAGTGAACCGGGTCACGATCGTGCCACGCGGGCAGGCTCTCGGCGTCACCTATCAGCGCCCCGACAGCGACCGCTACAACTATCCGGAAGCCTATTTACGCGCGAAGATTGTTGGCATGCTGGGAGGGCGGGCAGCCGAGGAAATTGTCTACGGGACCAGGACCACGGGGGCCGAAAACGACATTGAGCAAGCCTCCGGGCTCGCCCGCCGAATGGTCACGCGTTGGGGCATGAGTGACCGGCTTGGCCTCGTACAGCTCGCGCCAAGGGAAAACCCCTACCTGAGCGGCCTAAACGGGTACGGAGATGCGAGGCCGTTCAGCGAGGAGACGGCTCAAGTCATCGACGCCGAAGTGCTCAAGATTATCGGCGAGAGCTACGACGAGGCCCGGCGACTTCTCAGTGCGCATCGTAAGCAACTTGATGTGCTTGCCGAAGCCTTGCTCGCTCGCGAGACCCTCAACGAACAGGAGATTCTCGATGTGACGGGGCTCCCTCATGCGCCGGCCCTAGAGACTGGAATGTTGCCTCACCCCGGCGCTGGCAGCAGGAGTGCTGACTCCTCCCGTGAGGAGTCAGCAGCGCGACTATCATAG
- a CDS encoding ABC transporter ATP-binding protein: MNDDTQPAAVRARGIVKSFGAGDTQVTVLKGIDLDIYLGELLLLVGESGGGKTTLLSAIAGILDIDDGDIDVLGVPLSALPPGQRTRFRGQTMGFIYQQFNLLPALTAEENVAVPLLIQKIRRPEALRRARAMLDRVGLGDRVNFLPKNLSGGQQQRVAIARALVNEPRLLICDEPTAALDGPNGQKIMELLREVGRSRDRCVIVVTHDSRIFHFGDRMANLTDGRITNIEQIQQEGTV; encoded by the coding sequence ATGAACGACGACACACAACCAGCGGCTGTCCGCGCACGCGGTATCGTGAAGTCGTTTGGTGCCGGTGATACGCAGGTCACGGTACTCAAAGGCATCGACCTCGATATTTATCTCGGCGAGCTCCTGTTACTCGTCGGTGAATCAGGGGGAGGAAAAACCACGCTCCTGTCAGCTATCGCTGGCATTCTCGACATCGATGACGGTGACATCGACGTGCTCGGTGTACCGCTGAGCGCACTGCCACCTGGTCAACGCACGAGGTTCCGAGGTCAAACGATGGGATTCATCTACCAACAATTCAATCTTCTTCCCGCACTGACCGCCGAGGAGAATGTGGCAGTACCGCTCTTGATCCAGAAGATTAGACGCCCTGAGGCCCTGCGTCGAGCACGCGCGATGCTCGACCGTGTCGGTCTTGGGGACCGAGTGAATTTCCTACCCAAGAACCTCTCGGGTGGGCAGCAGCAACGCGTCGCGATCGCCAGAGCCCTGGTCAACGAACCGCGCTTGCTTATTTGTGATGAACCAACTGCGGCGCTGGATGGGCCGAATGGGCAGAAAATCATGGAACTGCTGCGGGAAGTGGGGCGATCCCGAGATCGCTGCGTCATCGTGGTTACACACGACAGCCGTATCTTCCACTTCGGCGACCGGATGGCTAATTTGACGGATGGACGCATTACGAACATCGAGCAAATTCAGCAGGAAGGAACCGTATGA
- a CDS encoding DUF2059 domain-containing protein: MRQFKVTHDAKAVLVVWWCLVTIGSGVMAVDETAALENTKTIKVEKLLTLIRVSELEAEYDALTQKYVSEYEQQIRKSIGSTYSNLTGEKKKEIERLLDAFLQDIRKSIGQVESLHDHLKQAYSRSFGEDELDRLIAHYSSPVGEKDAGMKKSAAIEYNKMWTEQFMNQYKARVEKLFQVVAVVAKGKGKQGA; the protein is encoded by the coding sequence ATGCGTCAATTCAAGGTCACGCATGATGCGAAAGCTGTTCTCGTGGTGTGGTGGTGTCTCGTGACGATTGGTTCCGGTGTGATGGCCGTGGATGAAACGGCTGCCCTTGAGAACACAAAAACCATCAAGGTCGAGAAGCTGCTGACGCTCATTCGAGTCTCGGAGCTCGAGGCGGAATATGACGCGCTGACCCAGAAATATGTGAGCGAATATGAGCAACAAATAAGAAAGTCTATCGGGAGCACCTATTCCAATCTGACTGGTGAAAAAAAGAAGGAAATCGAACGGCTTCTTGACGCATTCTTGCAGGACATCAGAAAATCAATCGGGCAGGTTGAGTCCCTCCACGACCATTTGAAGCAAGCCTATTCGAGGAGTTTCGGTGAAGACGAACTGGATCGCCTCATTGCGCACTATTCCTCCCCTGTAGGTGAAAAAGATGCAGGTATGAAGAAGAGTGCCGCCATCGAATACAACAAGATGTGGACGGAGCAATTCATGAATCAATACAAGGCCCGAGTCGAGAAACTGTTTCAGGTCGTCGCCGTGGTTGCAAAGGGCAAGGGAAAGCAGGGAGCCTAG
- a CDS encoding response regulator — protein MEDQRRTPPLSSSATILVVDDESPIVSLCKAMLEGAGLTVLGANGSSEALQICTHHEGPIDLLLTDLVLPPPGFQLASPSNQFPHVNGLELAIRATMIRKGLQIILMSGNADKDLASHGIKRGTLPFLAKPFERDRLIALVHNVLAQPAPTLGVEDRPRAANDTDWFG, from the coding sequence ATGGAAGATCAACGAAGGACCCCACCATTAAGCAGTTCGGCGACCATCTTGGTCGTCGACGACGAATCGCCGATCGTCTCACTCTGCAAAGCAATGTTGGAAGGAGCGGGGCTTACAGTACTAGGGGCCAACGGCAGCTCGGAGGCGCTTCAGATTTGTACCCACCACGAAGGTCCGATTGATCTTCTCCTCACAGATCTCGTGTTACCGCCACCTGGATTTCAACTTGCCTCGCCCTCCAATCAGTTTCCGCACGTTAACGGTCTTGAACTGGCCATTCGTGCAACCATGATTCGGAAAGGTCTCCAAATTATTCTGATGTCGGGGAATGCTGATAAGGACCTTGCCAGCCATGGGATCAAGCGAGGAACTCTCCCATTTTTGGCAAAGCCGTTTGAGCGTGACCGCCTGATCGCCCTCGTGCACAACGTGCTCGCACAGCCGGCGCCGACCCTTGGAGTAGAGGACCGGCCACGCGCAGCCAACGATACCGACTGGTTCGGTTGA
- a CDS encoding HlyD family efflux transporter periplasmic adaptor subunit, whose product MIVMKRMSVWLALAGVGFAAWVLMGANKKDPMPLPLSAPPRSPYQQTVAASGIIEAVNENVRVAPPVAGLVIKVLVKAGDQVIEQAPLFQLDDRELRAQLLTREAAIPPLQAQLDEQTYKIGDLATQLRRLQSVHDERAVSEDDLKRTWYALEIAKRGAQRFQANLRQAMAQRDEVTILLDRLTVRAPRHGTILQVNIRAGEYATLGSTEPLMLLGETEQLQVRADIDEVNAPLVMPQAGGTASVRSLADRKIPLTFVRIEPYVIPKRSLTGENTERVDTRVLQVIYRFERPSFPVYAGQQVDVFIERRSSSTPAGTPPSPVVPMEQSS is encoded by the coding sequence ATGATCGTCATGAAACGAATGAGCGTCTGGCTGGCTCTAGCCGGGGTGGGATTCGCCGCCTGGGTCTTGATGGGCGCCAATAAGAAAGACCCGATGCCTCTGCCGCTCTCGGCCCCGCCTCGATCGCCATACCAACAGACGGTGGCGGCTTCCGGCATTATTGAAGCGGTGAACGAAAACGTCCGCGTTGCGCCCCCGGTCGCCGGATTGGTTATCAAGGTGTTGGTGAAAGCCGGCGACCAGGTCATCGAACAGGCTCCGCTATTCCAGCTGGATGATCGAGAACTGCGCGCGCAACTCCTGACCCGTGAAGCCGCTATCCCTCCCCTACAGGCGCAGCTTGATGAGCAGACATACAAAATCGGCGATCTCGCGACTCAATTACGGCGCCTCCAATCAGTCCACGATGAGCGGGCCGTGAGCGAGGATGATCTCAAACGCACATGGTACGCGCTTGAGATAGCCAAACGTGGCGCCCAGCGGTTTCAAGCCAACCTCAGACAGGCCATGGCTCAACGAGATGAAGTCACGATTCTACTGGATCGACTGACCGTCCGTGCTCCACGGCATGGGACGATTCTTCAAGTCAATATTCGAGCTGGAGAATATGCGACGTTAGGATCGACCGAGCCGCTGATGTTGTTGGGCGAGACGGAGCAACTGCAAGTCCGTGCCGACATCGACGAAGTGAACGCCCCACTCGTCATGCCACAAGCTGGAGGCACGGCCTCGGTCAGGTCGTTGGCCGATCGGAAGATCCCCCTGACCTTCGTGCGGATCGAGCCCTATGTGATCCCAAAGCGATCGCTCACAGGCGAGAATACGGAACGAGTCGACACAAGAGTGCTACAAGTCATCTATCGATTCGAACGCCCGTCCTTCCCAGTCTATGCTGGGCAACAGGTCGATGTGTTCATTGAACGGCGTTCCTCAAGCACGCCTGCTGGAACACCACCTTCTCCCGTTGTCCCTATGGAGCAGTCGTCGTGA